Proteins encoded together in one Deinococcus hopiensis KR-140 window:
- a CDS encoding transporter substrate-binding domain-containing protein encodes MRFVKLLLPLVLTAAGTVHAAVPTLTNGTLKVAMEGTYPPFTFKDDAGILTGFDVDVAKAVAAKLGLKPEFVLTEWSGILAGLQANKYDVIVNQVGITAERQKTIGLSQPYAYSSPQIIVRKSGSFAPKTLVDLKGKRVGVGLGSNFEQQLRAASGINVVTYPGAPEYLADLAAGRLDAAYNDRLLVGYLITKNKLPIRGAGVIGQPEPVGIAFKKTNTALGTAINRALLQIKADGTYAKISRKWFGEDVSKP; translated from the coding sequence ATGCGTTTTGTGAAACTCCTGCTTCCCCTGGTCCTTACGGCCGCTGGCACCGTGCACGCCGCTGTCCCCACGTTGACAAACGGCACGCTCAAGGTTGCGATGGAAGGCACCTACCCGCCCTTTACCTTTAAGGACGACGCCGGAATCCTCACGGGGTTTGACGTGGACGTGGCCAAGGCCGTGGCCGCCAAGCTGGGCCTCAAGCCCGAATTTGTGCTGACCGAGTGGAGCGGCATCCTGGCTGGTCTGCAGGCGAACAAGTACGACGTGATCGTCAACCAGGTGGGCATCACTGCCGAGCGCCAGAAGACCATCGGCCTGAGCCAGCCCTACGCCTACAGCAGCCCCCAGATCATCGTCCGCAAGAGTGGCAGTTTCGCGCCCAAGACCCTGGTGGACCTGAAGGGCAAGCGGGTGGGTGTAGGCCTGGGCAGCAACTTCGAGCAGCAGCTGCGCGCCGCCTCTGGCATCAATGTGGTGACCTATCCTGGCGCGCCCGAGTACCTGGCAGACCTTGCTGCCGGACGCCTGGACGCCGCCTACAACGACCGCCTGCTGGTGGGCTACCTGATTACCAAGAACAAGCTTCCCATTCGCGGCGCAGGCGTGATCGGCCAGCCTGAACCCGTCGGCATTGCCTTCAAGAAAACGAACACGGCCCTGGGAACGGCCATCAACCGCGCCCTGCTGCAGATCAAGGCCGACGGCACCTACGCCAAGATCAGCCGCAAGTGGTTTGGTGAGGACGTCAGCAAGCCGTGA